A stretch of DNA from Dehalobacterium formicoaceticum:
CTGAGGCTGAGCCTGGCAGCCAGGTTTTGGATATTTGCTGCGGAACTGGGAAAATTACCTTACAATTGGCGGAGCAAGTGGGTGAAGCTGGCCATGTTACCGGCCTGGATTTTTCTCAGCAGATGTTAAATGTGGCGCGTAGTAATGTGGCCGCAGCGGGACTGGATAAAAGAATTACCTTAATCCAGGGAAATGCTATGAGTTTACCTTTTCCAGATCATTCTTTTGATGCCGTGACTGTAGGATGGGGCTTGCGCAATGTGCCTGATATTTTTACTGTGGTTCAGGAAATGATGCGGGTGGTAAAACCCGGCGGCATGGTGGTTTCTTTGGATATGGCAAAACCGGAAATACCTGTTTTTAAACAAATATATTGGCTTTATTTTGATTGGGTGGTGCCCTTCATGGGCAAAATATGGGCAAAAAAAAGATCGGCATACCATTATCTCAATGACTCGGCAAAAGCCTTTCTCCATCAGAAGGAGTTGACCCAACTTTTCCAAAGGGCCGGTCTGGATCAGACATCTTACCATAATTTATTTGGCGGTGTAGTGGCGGTGGTGGAAGGCAGAAAGCCTTAAAGGAGGGGAATATGAAGGTTAGCGGCAATCTGAAAGGCATATCCCAGGTGATGATGGACAGATTAAATCATTTATATGAGTTGCCGGTGGAACGGGGCCTGGTTGTTGATGAGGTACTGGCCTTGGAAATGGCAGCTATCACCAGAATAACGCGTAAAGAGATTGCGGTATATCTGGACAGACACGGCAAAGTGCTCCATGTGGCCATTGGCAATGATGATACCGTTCCTTTAGAGGAGATTTCGTTGCGCCGCAGTGAAAAAGGGTTAAGCGGCGTTCGGTGTGTTCATACTCATCCCGGAGGAGATGGGCAATTAAGCAGTGTTGACCTGGCGGCTCTGGAGATGATGCATTTCGATTGTATGGCAGCTTTAGGGGTTTTAGAAGACGGTAC
This window harbors:
- a CDS encoding demethylmenaquinone methyltransferase: MTDLPDKDKKEGYVRDLFNTIAGKYDLLNIIMTFGMDSRWRKYAVKRSEAEPGSQVLDICCGTGKITLQLAEQVGEAGHVTGLDFSQQMLNVARSNVAAAGLDKRITLIQGNAMSLPFPDHSFDAVTVGWGLRNVPDIFTVVQEMMRVVKPGGMVVSLDMAKPEIPVFKQIYWLYFDWVVPFMGKIWAKKRSAYHYLNDSAKAFLHQKELTQLFQRAGLDQTSYHNLFGGVVAVVEGRKP